In Miscanthus floridulus cultivar M001 chromosome 5, ASM1932011v1, whole genome shotgun sequence, one genomic interval encodes:
- the LOC136453470 gene encoding phenylacetaldehyde reductase-like, with the protein MAAGGDSGRLLCVTGASGFIGSWLVRCLLDRGYTVHATVKNLQDEGETKHLQAMGGADTRLRLFQMDLVDPASVRPAIQGAHGVFHLASPMILQAEDPEKELLEPAVKGTLNVLRAAKDCGVGRVVLMSSQAAMVPNPNWPAGKVIDDDSWADVELLKKLQIWYSVSKTLAERAAWDFAEKEGLQIAVLNPGMVLGPMLTPSVNTSLRLLLQILGGERLDLDDIYMGCVDVRDVAHSLIMLYENPSAQGRHLCIESVERLVDLANKIADLYPEHPVQRIREDKQGWVVRAKEPSKKLIKLGVRFTPLDETIKDTVDCFRSKGLI; encoded by the exons ATGGCGGCAGGCGGGGACAGCGGCCGCCTCCTCTGCGTGACGGGCGCCAGCGGCTTCATTGGCTCCTGGCTCGTCCGCTGCCTCCTTGACCGCGGCTACACCGTCCACGCCACCGTCAAGAACCTCC AAGATGAGGGCGAGACGAAGCACTTGCAGGCCATGGGCGGCGCCGACACGCGTCTCCGGCTGTTCCAGATGGACCTCGTCGACCCTGCTTCCGTTCGGCCAGCGATCCAAGGCGCCCATGGTGTCTTCCACCTGGCGTCTCCTATGATACTGCAGGCAGAAGATCCGGAG AAGGAGCTGCTGGAACCTGCGGTGAAGGGAACCCTCAACGTTCTGCGTGCCGCTAAAGATTGTGGAGTCGGCCGCGTTGTGCTCATGTCGTCACAGGCGGCTATGGTGCCGAATCCCAACTGGCCTGCGGGCAAGGTCATAGATGATGATTCTTGGGCCGACGTTGAGCTGCTCAAGAAGCTTCAG ATTTGGTACAGCGTATCCAAAACACTGGCAGAGAGAGCCGCATGGGACTTTGCCGAGAAGGAGGGGTTGCAGATAGCTGTGCTCAATCCAGGGATGGTATTGGGCCCAATGTTAACACCATCAGTTAACACCAGTCTGCGTCTGTTGCTGCAAATTCTGGGAG GCGAGAGGCTTGACTTGGACGACATCTACATGGGCTGTGTTGATGTGAGAGACGTCGCGCACTCTCTCATAATGTTGTACGAGAACCCATCAGCACAAGGACGCCACTTATGCATCGAATCCGTTGAACGCCTGGTTGATTTGGCCAATAAGATTGCTGATCTTTACCCTGAACATCCGGTTCAGAG aatCCGGGAGGACAAGCAAGGCTGGGTGGTGAGAGCAAAGGAGCCTTCCAAGAAATTGATCAAATTGGGTGTTCGTTTCACTCCACTGGACGAAACCATCAAGGACACCGTGGATTGCTTTAGGAGCAAAGGACTCATCTAG
- the LOC136453472 gene encoding gamma-interferon-responsive lysosomal thiol protein-like isoform X2 — MASQPQPPLRRRLPLVPLLVLLCLSPACAAGRVPVSVYYETLCPFCSAFVVNDLSRIFRTGISSIADLRLVPFGNGRVSADGTITCQHGEDECQLNAVEACVIRLWPDAEQHFPFIQCVEHLALTRKWDAWQSCFQETGLAYQPAIDCYNSGYGRQLVLQYAAATNALQPPHQFVPWVVVNGKPLGDDYMNFEAYICSAYDGKLPEACKGKHLAIAQETKASRGDKVCPASKTIS; from the exons ATGGCTTCCCAACCGCAACCGCCTCTTCGTCGTCGTCTTCCCCTCGTCCCGCTCCTCGTTCTGCTCTGCCTATCCCCGGCATGCGCCGCCGGGAGAGTCCCGGTTTCGGTCTACTACGAAACGCTGTGCCCGTTCTGCTCCGCGTTTGTCGTGAACGACCTCTCCAGGATCTTCCGCACCGGGATCTCCTCCATTGCTGACCTGCGGCTCGTCCCTTTCGGCAATGGGCGTGTCTCGGCCGACGGAACTATCACTTGCCAG CATGGAGAGGACGAGTGCCAACTCAACGCTGTAGAAGCTTGTGTGATTAGACTATGGCCTGATGCG GAGCAGCATTTCCCTTTCATTCAATGCGTTGAGCATTTAGCACTGACTCGGAAATGGGACGCCTGGCAGTCTTGCTTTCAGGAAACTGGCCTCGCCTATCAACCTGCTATTGACTGCTACAACTCAGGATATGGCAGGCAG CTCGTACTCCAGTATGCTGCCGCGACAAATGCTCTGCAGCCTCCTCATCAGTTTGTACCTTGGGTGGTCGTCAACGGCAAACCGCTTGGTGAT GATTACATGAACTTTGAGGCATACATCTGCAGTGCTTATGATGGCAAGCttccagaggcatgcaaggggaaGCACCTAGCAATTGCTCAAGAGACGAAAGCCAGCAGAGGAGACAAGGTGTGCCCAGCTAGCAAAACTATCAGCTAA
- the LOC136453472 gene encoding gamma-interferon-responsive lysosomal thiol protein-like isoform X1 — MASQPQPPLRRRLPLVPLLVLLCLSPACAAGRVPVSVYYETLCPFCSAFVVNDLSRIFRTGISSIADLRLVPFGNGRVSADGTITCQHGEDECQLNAVEACVIRLWPDAEQHFPFIQCVEHLALTRKWDAWQSCFQETGLAYQPAIDCYNSGYGRQLVLQYAAATNALQPPHQFVPWVVVNGKPLGDDYMNFEAYICSAYDGKLPEACKGKHLAIAQETKASRGDKRNAHEVVITLAICIALWL; from the exons ATGGCTTCCCAACCGCAACCGCCTCTTCGTCGTCGTCTTCCCCTCGTCCCGCTCCTCGTTCTGCTCTGCCTATCCCCGGCATGCGCCGCCGGGAGAGTCCCGGTTTCGGTCTACTACGAAACGCTGTGCCCGTTCTGCTCCGCGTTTGTCGTGAACGACCTCTCCAGGATCTTCCGCACCGGGATCTCCTCCATTGCTGACCTGCGGCTCGTCCCTTTCGGCAATGGGCGTGTCTCGGCCGACGGAACTATCACTTGCCAG CATGGAGAGGACGAGTGCCAACTCAACGCTGTAGAAGCTTGTGTGATTAGACTATGGCCTGATGCG GAGCAGCATTTCCCTTTCATTCAATGCGTTGAGCATTTAGCACTGACTCGGAAATGGGACGCCTGGCAGTCTTGCTTTCAGGAAACTGGCCTCGCCTATCAACCTGCTATTGACTGCTACAACTCAGGATATGGCAGGCAG CTCGTACTCCAGTATGCTGCCGCGACAAATGCTCTGCAGCCTCCTCATCAGTTTGTACCTTGGGTGGTCGTCAACGGCAAACCGCTTGGTGAT GATTACATGAACTTTGAGGCATACATCTGCAGTGCTTATGATGGCAAGCttccagaggcatgcaaggggaaGCACCTAGCAATTGCTCAAGAGACGAAAGCCAGCAGAGGAGACAAG AGGAATGCACACGAGGTGGTCATCACACTTGCCATTTGTATCGCCCTATGGTTATGA
- the LOC136453471 gene encoding phenylacetaldehyde reductase-like gives MEAAGDSAGARGGLLCVTGGSGFIGSWLVRLLLDRGYTVHATVKDLQDEGETKHLQALDGADARLRLFQMDLLDTASSMRPAIEGARGVFHLASPLTLQTQDPEKELLEPALKGTLSVLRAAKDCGVHRVVLMSSKSAMLPNPAWPADKVIVEDDCWADVELLKKRQLWYHVSKTLAEKAAWEFAGKEGLQLVVLNPGTTLGPFFTPSVNTSLNILLQLLRGQELELDAVYTGWVDVRDVAQSAIVLYENPSAQGRHLCLASMERLVDFADKIADMYPEFPVHRIKEDKQGWLMRAKEPSKKLMDLGVRFVPFDVTIRETVDCFRSKGLI, from the exons ATGGAGGCGGCCGGGGACAGCGCTGGTGCCCGTGGAGGCCTCCTCTGCGTGACGGGCGGCAGCGGCTTCATCGGCTCCTGGCTGGTGCGCCTGCTCCTCGACCGCGGCTACACCGTCCACGCCACCGTCAAGGACCTCC AGGACGAGGGCGAGACGAAGCACCTGCAGGCCCTGGACGGCGCGGACGCGCGGCTCCGGCTGTTCCAGATGGACCTCCTCGACACTGCCTCCTCCATGCGGCCGGCGATCGAGGGCGCGCGCGGCGTCTTCCACCTGGCGTCCCCTCTGACGCTGCAGACACAGGATCCGGAG AAGGAGCTGCTGGAGCCTGCGCTGAAGGGCACGCTCAGCGTCCTCCGTGCCGCCAAGGACTGCGGCGTCCACCGTGTTGTTCTCATGTCGTCAAAGTCAGCCATGCTGCCGAATCCTGCCTGGCCTGCGGACAAGGTGATAGTAGAGGATGACTGCTGGGCCGACGTTGAGCTCCTCAAGAAACGTCAG CTTTGGTACCACGTCTCTAAAACATTGGCAGAGAAGGCTGCGTGGGAATTCGCCGGAAAGGAGGGTTTGCAGCTGGTCGTGCTAAATCCAGGGACTACTCTTGGCCCATTTTTTACGCCATCAGTCAATACCAGTCTGAATATTCTGCTGCAGCTCCTGAGAG GCCAGGAGCTTGAGTTGGACGCTGTCTACACAGGGTGGGTCGACGTCAGAGATGTGGCGCAATCTGCGATTGTGCTGTATGAGAACCCATCTGCGCAGGGACGGCACTTGTGCTTGGCGTCCATGGAACGCTTGGTTGACTTCGCCGATAAAATTGCTGATATGTACCCTGAATTCCCAGTTCACAG AATCAAGGAGGACAAACAAGGCTGGTTGATGAGAGCAAAGGAACCCTCCAAGAAGTTGATGGATTTGGGCGTTCGTTTCGTTCCGTTCGACGTGACCATCAGGGAGACTGTCGATTGCTTCAGAAGCAAAGGGCTCATCTAG